TTCCATTCGGCTGGGGCGAGATTGAAGGAATTCACAATAGAACTAATTTTGATCTAACTCAGCATCAGCAGTTTTCAGGTAAAGCAATGGAGTACTTTGATGATTCAACGAAAGAAAAATATATTCCATTCATAATTGAGACTTCCGCCGGTGCAAGCAGAAGCTTCATGACATTCTTGATAGATGCTTATCACGAGGAAGAAGTAAAAGGAGAAAAAAGATCAGTCTTAAAATTTCATCAGAAACTTTCGCCGATGAAAGTAGCTGTCTTTCCTCTTGTTAATAGAGATGGAATGCAGGAAATAGCTTCTAACATTACTGAAGATTTGAGAAAATCATTTCGAGCATTCTATGATGATAAAGGAGCAGTTGGAAGAAGATACAGAAGACAAGATGAAATTGGAACTCCATATTGTGTGACCATCGATTCACAAACGCTCGAAGATCAGACCGTTACAATCCGTGAAAGAGATTCGATGGAACAAATTCGTTTAAATATGAATTCAATAAAAAACTATTTATCAGACAAATTAAATTAATAAAGGATTTATTATGAAAAACTTTAGCAAACTATTTTCGATACTTTTATTGTTCGGATTAAGTTTTAGTTTTCTTGGTTCAGATTGTTCAACAGGAACCGATGAGCCAGTAACACCGACAACGGTCGCGCCTGCAACAGGATTAACGATTGCTGTTGATGCAGTAGCAGGCGGAAACAGTTTTGCAATTGCAAACTGGAATCAATCCGCAGACCACAGCAAATCAGACTTTAAAGGTTACATAGTTTCAACCTACGAAGTGAACTTGATGGGAGAAAATATTTCCAAGTTCGATTCAACTTTGGTTCTTAAAACAGAATCAAGAAAAAGAACTATTAATTCGATAGCACGAGGTAAAAAATACAAGACTTATGTTTATGCAGTGAACAATGCAAATAAACTGAGTATCCCAATTGGGAGTATTATTTTTGGCGGTGTGTATTACAATAATGATGGAATAATAGATGAGTTCAAAGATCCAAGTCCAGCAAAATCTGGTTATGGGTGGGATCCATCAACCGGCGTTGGAACGCAATACTCGTTTGCTTCAGCAAACTTCTCAAATATTGATCTACATATGCGAACGGATGGAACTGTGCTCACATTTTATTCACCTAAACAAGGCGACTCCAGAGCACGAGATACAAAATTCTCGCAAGTTCCTGGAGACAAGCAATTCGCATTTGATTTAATTGAAGGATTAACCGAGCCGAACCTAGCAAAAATATCTGCTGTAAAAGACAATGTTTATTTATTAAAAACCCAAGACGAAATTTATATTAAGGTCTGGGTAAAGAATATCAAGACTACTGGTTCAGGCACATCTGCTTATCAGACAGTAGAATTTGATTATAAAGTTCAACCGGTCACAAATTTTAGAGTTGTAAAAAAATAATCGAATTCGAAAACAATTATGTGATAGATTTGGATAAAGCCCGTCAAAGTTGATGGGCTTTTTTTTGAAACACAATAATCGTTGCAGCGTAGTAAACTCAGAAATGAAATTTGAAATGAAGATATCATTATTAGCTTTGACTTTTTTTCTTTTATATTCAAAACCAATAATCTCGCAAGATTTCTCTCCGTTCGAAGTGAAAGTTAGAAAAGGGATCGATTATATTTACAATATCAAATTCGATTCTGCAGAAGTTGTCTTTAAAGATCTAATGTCTTCTTACCCTTCGCATCCAGCCGGAAGATTTTTTTTGGCAATGGTCGATTGGTGGAGAATCGCCTTGGATTATGATAATGAATCTTACGACGAAAAGTTCTTCGCAAAGCTGGAAGATGTGATTTTTCACTGCGATCAGATGCTAAAAAAGAATGAAAAGGACGTGAATGCACTTTTTTTCAAAGGTGGAGCGATTGGATTTCGTGGAAGACTTCGTGCAGTTCGTGAAAGTTGGATTAAAGCTGCTGATGATGGACGTGAGGCTCTGCCGCTGCTGAAATTAGTTTATTCAATTGATTCAACGAATCAAGATATTTTATTTGGAATGGGAATTTACAATTACTTTGCATCGGTAATTCCCGACCGCTATCCTTACATTAAGCCACTGATGATTTTCTTTCCAAAAGGAGATAAGACTACCGGGCTTAATCAATTGATCGACGCATCCAAAAAAGCAAAATATTCTTCAACAGAAGCGATGTATTTTTTATTGACTCTGTATTATCAGTTTGAAGAAGATTTTTATGAAGCTCGTGATTATGCAGAAAAGTTGATAAAAAAATATCCCGATAATCCAATCTTTCAACGGTATTACGGACGAACTTATGTTAGATTAGGCGACTATGAAAATGCATCATTCGTATTTAAGGATGTTTATCTAAAAAGTAAAAATGGATTTGATGGATACGGATTAAACGCTCGTCGCGAGGCATTGTACTACATGGGAATTTATTTCAGGCATATTGCAAAATATGATTCGGCAATCATTTTTCTGAATGAGTCAATCGATGTAAGTAAGCAAATAGATAAGAAGGGAGATGAATCAGGCTTTCAGACTTCAGCTGTATTGAATTTGGGGCTTGCATATGATCAATCAAAAAATAGAGAAAAAGCTGTCGAAACTTATAAATATTGTCTCTCCATAAAAGATTGGAATAATTCTCACGATCTTGCAAAAATGTATTTGGAAAATGCTTATGGAAGCAAATAGGCTATGATCCAAATGTATCAAGCAAAAATCATCGATCGTTGATCATCAATCCTGACTGTAGGTGTTAATCGTTATTTTTTTTGTTTCGGATATATTACTATTAAAATTATGCAGATTGACTTTTTGTCATGTTGAGTCCCGAGGAATCGGGACGAAACATCTCAAAAATCCAGAAAATTACAACCTCAGATTTTTCATCCGTCAGTTGACGGATTCAGAATGACAGTTATATGTAACTTCAGCTATTAACAAAAATCATATTTAGCTGGATTCTGTACCGCATAAACTTATTATCACAGCCGTTGTCAATTTTCAATTAATACACTATATTTTCGGCAGATGAATACGTTTATTCTTCTCATATTGATCCTAATTTTTGGATTCATCTCATTTCACTTTATCAATCAAAAGTTACAGGATAAGTTTCTCTATTTCACTGGATTGGAGTATCTATTTCTCGGTATACTAATTGGCTCTCCATTTTTAACCTGGATCAATGCATATTTTGCAATCGATTTTCCGATTCTTCTTTCGCCGCAATCATCATTGCAGCTGAAGCCTGTGATCGCTTTAATCATTGGCACAGTTGGATTTACTACAGGTTTAAAATTGCGGTTTAAAGACTTTTCGGAGATGAATAGGGAAAGACTGAGACTTGCGTTAACAGATGTAGTAATCACCACTTTAGTTTTATTTTTTGTTTTCTTTGGGATTTTCAGATTCTTCTTTTCGGGGAATCTAACTTTCGATGAAGCTTTGGTAAATGCTCTGGTCCTTGGAACTACTGCATCTACATATTCTCCAAGTGTACTGCAAACTCTGCGCCACAAATTCAACATTGATGGCCCCAATTATAAATCGCTTCTATTCAGTTCGAGTATCAGTAATATAATTTCGATTATCTCATTCGGGATGCTTTTCTCAATCGTGCATCAAGGTGTGCCAAAGAATCTCGATATCACTGTGACAGAATGGTTTGTGATAAACATTGTGATCGGAATTATCATTGGAATTTTATTTATCATCTTTCTTGAAAGAGAAGAGGACGAAAATAAATTATTTCTCGCATTAATGGGGATAATAATTTTTACAAGCGGCGTTGCTTACTATTTGAATTTTTCGACTCTTTTCATTTCCTTGATAATGGGAATTTTCATCGCTAACACTTCTAAAGTGCATAAACGGCTTGAAGCTGCACTTGAAAAACTTGAGCATCCATTTTATGTGATTATTTTAATTTATGCCGGCTCAATCTTATATGTGAACAACTGGTATATTTGGGTAGCAGGACTTGGACTTTATCTCATACTCAGAATGAATATAAAAAACTTCAATGGCTGGTTTGCATATCAAGCAAGCTACGATAAAACTGCACTCAGCCCAACTATTGGTAAGGGTCTAAACAGCCAGGGTTTGATTGCAATTGCAATGGCATTGAATTTTATTCAAGTCTATGAAAATGAATTTTCAATTTTGGTTTTCAGTGTAATTATTGCTGCGGTGATCGTGAATGAGTTTCTGAGCATTAAATGGACGCGAGATGTTTTGATCGATTTAAACGAAATATCACCAATGAAGAAAGAATCTTGACATGTCGCTTCTTCGTAAAATAATTGTCATAGTCAGTTTCTTTCTTTTGATGAACGTGATCGATTATCTTCAAGTTGATACAGTTCAGCTATTAAGTCCCAAAACTCTTGCAGCATTGGGATTTATTTTTCTTGCTGCATATGCATTTGGGGATCTTGCTTTCCAGTTTAAGCTTCCTAAAATTAGCGGTTACTTAATAGCAGGAATTATTTTTGGCCCATACTCGGAATTCATTTTTGGAACTGATATACTTAGTGTCTTTTCTCTTGATGTTGTTAATGATATAAAATTAATAAACGGACTGGCAGTAGGTTTAATTGCACTTACAGCCGGCGGTGAATTACGGATTTCTGAATTGAGACCAATTTTTAAAGGTATGACTTATGTTATACTCTTTAAGCTTCTTTTTATTAGCACGATAATTTTTGCTGTTGTATTACTATCGGCGCCTTATGTACCAATTTTTGCATCGCAGCCATTTGCTGTAATTCTCGCAATTGCTATCTTTCTTTCTATTTTAATGCTTGGAACTTCTCCTGCGGCTACTATCGCTGTGATAAATGAAACGCAGTCGAAAGGGAGAATGACAAATTTTGTTCTCGGTACTGCCGTACTAAAAGATGTTGTGATGGTATTATTATTGGCATTCGGAATAACTTATGCTAAACTTAATTTATCCGCCGATGGTGGATTCGAATGGGGATTGATATTTGATAATATTTTAGAACTTCTCTTTTCGCTGGGAGCCGGTGCTGTTTTTGGATATTTGTTTATCCTTTATTTTAAGTATGTCAATTCTGAAAAAGTTCTGTTTATACTTTCGGCGATTTTGATAATTACGGAAATTTCTAATGCGCTTCATTTGGATTCACTGCTTGTATTTATTGCGATTGGATTTTTCGTCCAGAACTTTTCAAAGTTCGGACATGATTTCATCGATCCAATTGAAAAACTTTCAGTTCCGATATATGTAGTTTTCTTTACAATCGCCGGAGCTGGGTTAAACATTGAATCGTTCTATTTAGCATATCAAATAGCAATTCTTGTTTTCGTTGTGCGAATTATATTGATTTACATTTCATCAAAACTTGGAACCAAACTTGCTAATGAGCCTCAACCAATTCAGCAGAATCTTTGGCTTGGTTTTATTTCTCAGTCTGCTGTTGTAATCGGTTTATCAATAATTATTTTACAGAAAGTGCCAGAGATTGGTGGTGTTTTTAATCCTATAATTATTGGAATAGTTGGATTAAACCTTTTATTTGGACCTGTCTCTTTTAAGTTTGCTCTCCGAAAAGTAAAGGAAACACGCGATTCAGTTGAAGGGGAAAGTGAGCTAAAGCCGGAACCTGTGATTCGAAAAAAAATAACCGAATTTGAACCATTACCTGCTAAAAAAATAATTAAGCCCGATTTTGAAAATGAAACATTAAATCAAAAAGTTGATGAGCTTCGTTCTAAACTTGTAAACATTTTTCTCGAGTTTCAAAATAACTTTATCAATAAAAGGAGCGAGGGATCGATAGAGTTTTTCTATCAAATAACAGAAAAATATATCGATGAGTATCAAAAGCTTAAATCTGTCTTCACAAAACCAAGAGTATCTGCTAAAGAATTAAAAACGCAAATATTAAATGTTCAGAGTGATATAGCCGATTGGTTTGCAGGTTTATGCTTCGCAAGGAAGAATATTGAGAAAGAAATATTAACTGCCGAGCATTTGCTCCAGAGACTTTTTGATGACTTGAAAGAATTTTGTGATGAAGCAGATGAGTATATCATCGTAACTCAGGAAGATGATAGATTTATAACTCGTGAAGAAGATTCATTAAAAGTAAAAATTGGAAAAAGTTTAACTAGACTTAACCGCAGCTTAAGGAAAATTTCAGGTATCAAAGCACCGATAAAGAGAAAAATTCCTTTTATAAAATTGGTTAAATATTATTTTGATTGGCAAATACCTGCGGAGATGGAGAAGATCGCTTTCTTTGTTGGAATGGAGCGGCTGACTGTGTTGCAGAGAGTTAAAAAAATTTATGATGATTTAACATATAATTTCGAAGAATTGCTTAATCTTATCGCCGAACATAAAGATATCGAGGCGGTCTCCACTATTGCACTCGATAAACTGAATGACATTCACGAAAAGCTGAAAGCCGAAATTAGAATTGTGAACGATGAGATAACGCAATCAAATCAAAATATTAATGTTCGGTTGGAATATGCTTTTGCGAATCCCTATAACGAGTTTTTAGAAGCACTGACCAACGCCGGCACAGTGGAACTTTCTCATCGAAAATTTGATTTTTCCAAAATCTACAAAAAAAGTCTTGAAGCTAAGGAGAGTACGCTTGAGACAATCCGTTTCTGGGTGAATTATTTTCTAGGTTATCTTGGGGTAAGCGAGCGGGATGCAAAAATTTATCTTCTTGCAGGAAAGGTTAACAGCGTAATTGATGACACAATGATTCGTTTTTCGGATACGATCAACGAAAGCCTTCGTTCAATAACAACAGAATTAATTCGGCTTTTCAAAAAAATGAACTCCGAACTCGCAAATCCTGCATTGATCAAAATTGAAAATATATTAAAGATAAAAGAACAAGTAAGCATTTACAGAAACGAGCTTTTATTACTTCTCCATGAAAAAGGGATCACAAGACTTTCTAACATAAATAAGAGCAAAAAGTTTAACACTATAATCACCGTTTTGCTGGAAAACTTTTCTAATCTTGCACAGTCATGTGATCCGACTATACAAGTGCTCGATCAAAAAGATTTTGAGATTAAAGAAACGAAGACTGAATACATTCCACTTAAGACTCTTCAATTCAGAGCGATCGTAAAATCTTTTTTAGAGAAAGATTTATCGAGAGAAATCAGTAAAATCAACGAGATTATCTCGAGTCATTTAACAAGTTCAATCTACGAACTAAAAAATATCAGCAATATTGTTAATTATCATTTTACTGCAGCAGTGGATGAAATCGATCGCAAACCTAAATCCGATGTAGAACTGAAGAAAATCTTGGATGATACAATTTTAGAATCTGCCAAACTAATCAAGGATAAAGTAAAAATTTGGGATAGAGAAATTGATAATCTCGAAAGAGAAATTGAAGTTGGCCTTACAGAAAAGATCTATAGAAGTATCAGCAGGTTAAAACACATTGTCACTCACGAACCAACAAAATATGCGGCGCATCATCTTGAACAGGAAGAACGACTGATTAAGATCAAGTCATTTTATTTCAAAATTTATGACAACATTCTCGAGAAATTTCATTCCAGTAAAAAATATATTTCAAGTCAATATCAGGAATTACTCAGACCGATTTTCAAAGAAGTTAAACATCGAGTTTTAGAAGAATTTAAAGACACGAGCACGATCATCTATTGTTATAATCAAACAATTATCGATCCGAAAGTTTACGAAACACTCCCATTCATTTATAGAAAATTATTCGATTACAATTCATCCGAAGTAACTGAGTTTATTATTGGAAGAGATGATGAACGAGAAGTGATCATCCAGGCAAATCAGCGTGTACTAAATAATTTGCCAGGTTCGGTTGCTATAATCGGCGATGCAGGCACCGGAAAGAGCAGCTTGATCAATTACTATTTAAAAGATTATTCCTCTGGTGAAAATGTCTTACGAATAAATTTCACTCAATCGCTAGATAGTGATCGAGATCTGCTGAATGTATTGGTTGATTTATTCAAACTTGATTACGTCCATTCATTTGAAGAATTACGTGATGAATTGCTGCTGCCGGGTCAATCTTACACCGTAATACTTGAAGATATTCATGAATTATTTTTGCGCCGCTACGGCGGATTTAATGCTATTCGAAAACTATTACTTTTAATATCCGAAACGAGTCACAAAGTATTTTGGATAACTTCAATTTCGTCTCATGCATGGCAGCTTTTAAATAATTTCTTAATAATAAGTAATTATTTTCCATATCAAATTCATACAGAGGATCTATCCAGAGAGGAATTAAAAGATGCACTCCTCTCGCGCCATCAGACATCAGGATTTGATGTCGAATATTTACCAAGTGAAACGGCCAAATTAAAACGTCAATTCAAACATGCTTTTGGTGCTGAGGAAAAAAGAAACATTCTCGAAATCGAATTCTTTAATGACCTCGCAAAGGCATGCGAAGGGAATATAACTTCGGCAATGTTTTATTGGCTGCGCTCAATCGAGTCAATTAGGGGAAATATTATTCGTCTAAATCCCCTTAAGAAAATTGATTTTTCGTTTTTGCAAATTTATGAAGTAAAAAAACTGCTGACACTTGCGAGTTTAATCCGTCATGGAAATCTTAAAATCTCCGAGCATCAAAAGATATTCAATCTCGGATTTGATGAATCACTCGCGATACTGAACTTTCTTTCAACGACGAATTTAGTTCTGTATGAAGTCAATCAATATCAAGAGAAGGTATTTTATATAAACCGCGCAATCTATAAACCGCTTGAACTCGAACTTAAGAGGTTAAATGTTTTTGAGTAAAATCGTTAAAATATTTTTCATCGTTTGTTTATTTTTACTGAATCTGCAGGCACAAACAACTTCTGTAAGACGAACAGATTCGATT
This sequence is a window from Ignavibacteria bacterium. Protein-coding genes within it:
- a CDS encoding tetratricopeptide repeat protein codes for the protein MKISLLALTFFLLYSKPIISQDFSPFEVKVRKGIDYIYNIKFDSAEVVFKDLMSSYPSHPAGRFFLAMVDWWRIALDYDNESYDEKFFAKLEDVIFHCDQMLKKNEKDVNALFFKGGAIGFRGRLRAVRESWIKAADDGREALPLLKLVYSIDSTNQDILFGMGIYNYFASVIPDRYPYIKPLMIFFPKGDKTTGLNQLIDASKKAKYSSTEAMYFLLTLYYQFEEDFYEARDYAEKLIKKYPDNPIFQRYYGRTYVRLGDYENASFVFKDVYLKSKNGFDGYGLNARREALYYMGIYFRHIAKYDSAIIFLNESIDVSKQIDKKGDESGFQTSAVLNLGLAYDQSKNREKAVETYKYCLSIKDWNNSHDLAKMYLENAYGSK